One Spirochaeta africana DSM 8902 genomic window carries:
- a CDS encoding DUF1566 domain-containing protein yields the protein MKNKMIIVLFIAIAAALVMAGCSNMIMDLTGGEGAGGEGAGGGAGYNDTHNLSIGDEGPGGGMVFYINPNADADGWKYLEVMQSNLEQPNNQPAPGFPEYMVWSDVFDQLVGGTSTDIGTGMANTNAIIAQDGHEYSAAQVAREYRAGEEGDWYLPSRDELQLVYDNLHDTSPQLLNLTGGQFWTSSEVSATQVYAINPSFGNQVQHNKNYSMEAMLARAIRAF from the coding sequence ATGAAAAACAAAATGATAATAGTGCTGTTTATAGCCATAGCTGCCGCCCTGGTAATGGCGGGGTGTAGTAACATGATTATGGATTTGACTGGTGGAGAAGGAGCAGGTGGAGAAGGAGCAGGTGGAGGTGCTGGTTACAATGATACTCACAATCTGAGCATAGGAGATGAAGGGCCAGGTGGTGGGATGGTATTCTATATCAATCCAAATGCCGATGCAGATGGTTGGAAGTATCTGGAAGTGATGCAGAGTAACTTAGAACAGCCAAACAACCAACCGGCTCCTGGATTCCCTGAGTATATGGTCTGGAGTGACGTCTTTGATCAGCTCGTAGGTGGAACCAGTACAGATATTGGGACTGGCATGGCAAATACTAATGCTATCATTGCGCAGGACGGTCATGAATATAGTGCAGCCCAGGTTGCTCGTGAATATCGTGCGGGCGAGGAAGGGGATTGGTATCTGCCCAGTAGAGACGAATTGCAACTGGTTTATGACAATTTGCATGACACGTCACCTCAATTACTCAATCTGACGGGAGGACAGTTCTGGACTTCATCTGAGGTTAGTGCGACTCAAGTCTATGCTATTAATCCGAGCTTTGGTAACCAGGTTCAACACAACAAGAATTATTCGATGGAGGCTATGTTGGCCCGTGCCATCCGCGCTTTCTAA
- a CDS encoding AAA family ATPase yields the protein MVSQPGRYFLSRPRRFGKSLLLDTFKSLFEAGTSSFLMKLFQEQQYFLLEFGGVHKTSVCRHRLPELHQQPH from the coding sequence TTGGTAAGCCAGCCGGGCCGATATTTTCTTTCCCGACCCCGGCGTTTTGGCAAGTCCTTGCTGCTGGACACCTTCAAGAGCTTGTTCGAGGCGGGTACGTCTAGCTTTCTAATGAAGCTTTTTCAGGAGCAGCAGTACTTTCTGCTGGAGTTTGGAGGGGTTCATAAAACGTCTGTTTGCCGGCATCGCCTACCGGAACTACACCAACAACCCCATTAG
- a CDS encoding PD-(D/E)XK nuclease domain-containing protein gives MEGFIKRLFAGIAYRNYTNNPISQFEGYYASVNCTVIPEDIDNQGQADLTVILDDNVYVMEIKVVDKAVEAGEQAANAPAQTNSALEQIIARDYVAKYRGQPGRQVFELGLVFGKAEKTLVQFAWRQVSRESRP, from the coding sequence TTGGAGGGGTTCATAAAACGTCTGTTTGCCGGCATCGCCTACCGGAACTACACCAACAACCCCATTAGCCAGTTCGAGGGCTACTATGCCTCGGTAAACTGTACGGTTATTCCCGAGGACATTGATAACCAGGGCCAGGCTGATCTGACAGTGATTCTGGATGACAACGTGTATGTGATGGAGATAAAGGTGGTGGACAAGGCTGTGGAGGCTGGTGAGCAAGCTGCCAACGCTCCAGCCCAGACCAACTCCGCCCTGGAGCAGATAATCGCCCGCGACTACGTCGCCAAGTACCGGGGGCAGCCGGGTCGGCAGGTTTTTGAGCTGGGGCTGGTGTTTGGTAAGGCCGAGAAGACCCTGGTTCAGTTTGCCTGGCGACAGGTTTCCCGAGAATCAAGACCATAG